The nucleotide sequence GTTGGTCGCAAGGCTTTTGGCGGCCGAAAGCCAGCTCGCTGTGCTCCAACAGGGCATCGAGGAGAAGAAAAGACCGAAGCCGAGATTCAGCTCAGCCTTCCGGCTCCTCTGGGCTCTTTTCTATCGCCTCTGGCCTGACTGGCGAGAGGCCACTTATCTGATGCAGCCCGATACTGTCGTCAAGTGAGCTGGTCCCCAAAAACTGGACCATCGGCTAAGGTGGATCTCATGGGCAGAAGGAAGGTACGATGAGGTCCATGAGACGCAAGATTGAGCCGGCATTGAAGGCCAAGGTCGCCGTCGAGGCGCTGAAGCGCGAGAAGACGGTGGCGGAGATCGCGAGCCAGTTCGGGGTGCACCCCAATCAGGTGTCGCAGTGGCGCAAGAAGGCGCTGGAGGCGCTGCCCGGGGTCTACTCGTCGCGGCAGAAGAAGAAGGACCGCGACAGCGCCGAGCTGATCGCCGAGCTTTACCGCCAGATCGGGGAGCTGAAGGTCGAGCGGGACTGGCTGAAAAAAAAATCTGAGCAGCTCGACGGGTGAGAAGCGGATGCTGATCGACACCGACCATGCGGATCTGTCGGTCCGCCGGCAATGCGACTTGATCGGGTTGCCGCGTTCGACCTTGTACTACGAGCCGTGCGGG is from Acidobacteriota bacterium and encodes:
- a CDS encoding integrase; this encodes LVARLLAAESQLAVLQQGIEEKKRPKPRFSSAFRLLWALFYRLWPDWREATYLMQPDTVVK